Genomic DNA from Telopea speciosissima isolate NSW1024214 ecotype Mountain lineage chromosome 2, Tspe_v1, whole genome shotgun sequence:
CAAAAATGGACCTTGTCCATGAGTTATTCAATGAAAACTCCATGAATTGTTGTTGACATTGAAGATTCCCCAACGTTGAAAGTATTGTCTACGAGTTATTCGATAAAATGCTTATTTAAGAGTGAGTATCCTAAAATCAGAATGCATATTAACCAAACATTTTAGTCAAACGGCATTCTAATTCTCAATTAAGAATGCATTCTACATTCTAAGaataagaatgcataccaaatacagcCGTAATAAGTGAAAGATCTGTATTTAAGTTTTAACGGTTATCTCTGGATGGAGGCATATTTATTGGATGGGAGTCACAGGATAAGCCATTTGGTTCAACATGGGGGAAATTAAGATTCTTGATTATGTATGTAGTGAGTACCAGCAAGTGAAAGTTGTAAAATGTAGCGATTACAGAAAAAATTGAATGATAAAATGCTTAATTATTTGTAACAAGTACTTACTATTGTTTACAATAATAGTTACTAATTTtaagagggtttttttttcttctaaattctTTGTTGTGTAAAGCTTTAAATGTTAGTACTCAGCCACTAATTTTAAAGTATCACAAAGGTTTATACTATAAACATGTATTAATATACTAAGGTGTTTAATCATTTGGCTTTAATGGTGGTGGTTTTGTTCTTATGATGTGGTTTTTGAAGCCAAAATTTTACATTAGTTACCAGCACAATCACATCTCTGAAGGCTAGAATGATTATAAGTCACTGAATTAGATGTTTCCTACAAAAGAAAGGACCATTATAAGTTACAGACATCAGATATATATTTCCTACAAAAGTTGTTTGTTGGTAGCTTAATTTTATGAATCTTATGTAGcttctatttttatcattcaatcTCATGCATGGAATGAACTCATTTCATAACACAAAGCATTTTCCATACCAATTATGATGCATGAAACAAGGCAGAGTTTCATATATAGTTTTAATTAAAATGATTGACCCTTAAAGTCTCATTAAGGTGAAACTAAGAACAGAATTAGTTACTCCTATCTGCCTCATGCTTGTCTAGTTTGTGGTTCATGGTCCTACTTTTGAACGGCGAATAGAATGAATGCATCATGGATTTGGCCACAATTACACAAgttcttcaatcaaaattaTAATGGAACACAGATTTCCTTACATTATTAATCCAATATATTAGTTTTAATCCCTAGCTTTTCTTAAGAGACAAGCAAAGAGTTAAAAGTTAGCTTAACAGCAACCACAAAGTATAAACAATACTACATATGGATTCTATGCTGACCTATTAACTAAGAGAGTTTAAGGCTTATAGGATCTATCAAATCCTTAATCCAAGAATATCTCAGTTGTGTCTTCCACATGGACAATATGCTTTAAGTTGAATTCATTCACAACTTTGCATAACTATTAAGCTTAAAGTTATGTTAGATATGGTTCTGACCAATCCATGATCACGCTTCGTTCTAGTCATATGAAAGCCTGACCTAGCTAAAGGTGTAAACTTTAAAGCTTAATCTGAGAATCTAATTGGTTTTTTTATAATTGGGATCTGTGACAGGCTTCTTAAGTCTTACATATGAAGGATTGGCTgtaaaaattttcaagtctagctacataATTGATAAGCTTCAATATTAATGTGTATACCTAATCCATTAATTAACAGTTCTCTATCTAATTGAACCTTCTATCTTTTTGCCAATCATTGgcattaagaaaaatatttttttttagggaagtaGGGAAGCATATTATCTTCTAAGTAGTTGATGAGTACAAACATAAAATATTTGTATCCATTTCTCTTTGAAAAAGAGAGTAATGGGTCCATGAAATGATAACTTATTAATGGGTCTATGCCCTAAAACTCTCTTTCTGTGGGGAAGAAATGCAGTTTTTAACTGAAACTATTGAAAATTTTGCAACCAAGGCTTCCATGGACATATAATCAagcaatcaatcaatcaatcaaaattgCCCTTTagggaaaagaatcaaaggcttaGTAAGGCTTTTAGGTGATGACAAGGAAGGGATGTTGACCTATCAACAAAGAGATAATACCAAACAAATCCATCTCAAGGGGCAGGATTTAAAATACAAGTGGATTTGCTCGTGGATGattattgtaatattttttttgttgagaaGGTATtagccaaaacaaaaaataaatatattttcttaAAGGCCCTGAGTTGTCAAAGTAAACTCATCCGCCCTTATTAAGGGTTATACAACAAGACAAACTcctaagcttttttttttttggccttttgccttttctttccccttttgttGAAAGAAAACCTTGTCTCATTATATCACTACTAttcattttcccatattttatttgtgtattttttttcttcttggaattcTTAAATCTCTGAAGAGCCCATCTAAGGGCCAATGGAGTGGCATAGTCGGTTTAAGAAGGGGAGTGGAGTAGGAGTCAGTGATTCTAGTGATTTCCTGCCAAAAGACCctacctttttccttttcatttgtttattttgtttgcttctttttctttttcagaacTCCTCTTTCTGTAAGATAAGCTTGTCCTTACAAGATCTTCTGTAGTAGTACTGTACCCTTGGATGggtttcaaatctgaaaatatttACTGCAGAGGGTAATAAAGCAATCCTGTATAATCAGGATTTTTCTCTTTATCCttttcacagagagagagagagagagagagagagaggaattaaAAGGTGCATGCCTGACGGGCTATAGAGAAAAAAATGGACCCTCATGCCTCATGTACCCAAACTTGAAAAGAAAGCTAtgatcttttgtttttgtttatctGTGTATTCCTTTCTATTGGGTTTTGGTATAGAAGAGGACTTGTTCTTCcagctttcttcttctcctctaaacTATTTCTGCATCTTTCTCTAAGATGGTTTGAAGTTTTTTGCATGGCGAGTCATAGAGTAGGAGAGACTGGTCTATCAGGTTCAGGACCTtcaaatcaacatatgccataTGCAGTATTACAGGGGATCGGTCTTCCTTCAACCAATTTCATGTACTGTTCTCAAATCTCTTCATAATTCCTTTCTAGCTCAAAGCCATTactgggttttcttttctttttaatctaaGTTTTCCATTTCTCTGTTTGTTATTTGTACACTTCTTTTTTATGCTAATCAGTTTGTTTCTGATGTTATTTATGGGTTTCTTGCAGTAATCAACAAGGATCTTCGTTTGATTTTGGAGAGTTGGAAGAGGCCTTCGTTCTTCAAGGAGTTAAGCTTGGTGATGATGCCAAAAAACGTACTTCTTTATCGTTCTTATTTCTTTGACGTTATCCGAAAGCGCACACACACACCGTGAGCaagacacacagagagagagagagagagagagagagagagagagagagagagttgtaaAAGGTTTGAATTTGTCTACACAATGGCCTCAAGGTGGCTTGCTTTTTCTGATACAATAATCATTCTGGGACAGAAACTTGAATAGCGTGTAGCATCAAAGATGGAAACTTGGACCAGTGAGCACTGAGCATGATTTACTGATTCTCTAACTgcagaaaagagagaataaattCCTACTCCTTTGATATTAGAAAAAAATCAGAGTCTTTATTTGATGATTCTCAGAGATTTTGCTTGTGATTCTTGCAGCTTTTTTCACAACCAGGCCAGCTGCTACTCTGGAGATGTTCCCTTCATGGCCAATGAGATTCCAGCAAACTTCCAGAGTAGAGTTTCTTCTCCTTTgactattttccttttttatcatTCTGATATGGGTTCTTGAATCTTGAATTCTTGATAAACGAATGTGCTTCTTCGTTTGAAAATCTCACCTGGGTATCTCACCAAGATGCAGAAAAGTGAGTTCAATGTGATTCCAACGATCTTTTCTACTATTCTCAGATGCTCACTAGAAaatggcttcttttttttttgcatttttgttTCAGGGAAGTTCAAAATCGGAAGAAGAAAGCAGTGATTCAGGATCGGCTCAGAACACTGATGCTCAGTTTGAACCAGAATCTTCTATCACTAACAAGGCATTAGAGCAAGTTCTTGATCAGAATCAGCTACAGCAACAACAGCAAGTAGAGATGATGGCAAGTGATACCTCAAGAACTAGACCAACACCAAATCAACAAGCCAAATCGCTGGTAAATATTCTAAACTTACTATTGTTCTAATCTCTAGTTCTCTCTCGCAaaatctcattaaaaaaaaaaaaattttttaaaaagacgAAAAAGGTAGCATCTTTTGGGGTTAAAGCTACTGTTTTTGGACCTGAAACTGTAGTACTGCACCTCTACAAATACTCTATACAAATCCCAAGAACTATCAgagaatcaataaaaacacaGACTTTTCAGCTTTCTAATGATTTTCTGATTAGAATAAAAAGCCAGACATTTAGGATAGATAGGTTCACAATTCATCCCAGAATAGATAATCTTTACAAAGCAATCACTGTTTCATAATCTGATCTTTGCTTATCATTTGAAACTTTTTTTGTCCGATTCGTAGAACTGAAGTAAAAGGGCCCCTCTTCTTCATAGTTTCTAAGAGCCATCATATCATATCTCTTTTCAAAGATATATCTTTCATGTCTCGAAAACCCAAATCACTAAGTTCCAAAGAAGGCCTATATTTCTACTTCCAACTCTCCAAGACCCTTTAGAGGAAATAATTAATAAGCTTTGGAACTGTGTCTTCTATTGTTTCTTTGGCAATAGTATCATTTGTTGCTGAATGGTTATAAATTAGCAAAATCACCACCCCCAAGGAATGGTAGAATCTCTTTTAAGTTACCATTTTCTTAACCcccagaggaaaaaaaaattttctataTGGACGAGGATTaaaattctttcttttaaaaaatcccaatcaCTCATCCAGGAGGCTCTGAAGTTTATGTCTGCATCAAATTTCATGggaaaatctgaaatttttttttaagaataaacAATAGGGAAAGATTCaagctttttttcttccttttttaatGGGTTGAGGAGGGAAGAGGAGAGGTCAACCAAATTTGTTATTAAGCTGTGCACCAAGTACTGTGGACTTTCCACATGGGTAATTTCCAGTCTAAAATACCCAATTTCCTCTTATAAATGAAAAACTGCCGAGAAAGCCTACAAGAAACTTTTCCTTTGTTGGGGTTTAGACTTTAGACTGTTCAAAGTTGAAAcaaattttaatttctctttttcttttttcaatgttGCAGAGAAAGGGGTCACCTAGTTCAACTTCAGAGAAAATCCTTGATGCAAAGGTCATAACTTGTGATAAAGAGGGGTGAAAAAAATTATTCTTtaaaccctctctctctttctctctttatctcGTTAATGtattattcctattttttttatattgttttttattataaCAATCCCTCCTTGACTTTTTGAAGctgaaattataaaaatgttgtttgaaaatttggGTTTACTTGTTTCAGACGTTGAGACGTTTAGCACAGAATAGGGAAGCAGCAAGGAAGAGTCGACTGAGAAAAAAGGTggtagaaaaacaaaaacaaaagaaataaaaagtcTCAAAATTCCGGCTAAACAAGCacttaaatttcttttcttttcatccaAACATAGCCCTAATTCTAAATATACGTTTCTGAGCAGGCTTATGTACAGCAGCTAGAGTCTAGTAGGATAAAGCTTACTCAACTAGAACAAGATCTTCATCGAGCCAGATCTCAGGTTATTAATAATATGAAAATATATAAATTCATGCAAACTTAAATTTATTGAAATAATTTCTTAATGGGTATCTGGTGGGTAATTTTAGGGTATGTTCGTGGGAgtgggaggtggaggtggtggtggtggtgcaggtggAAACATCAGCTCCGGTGAGTTTCTTAAATGCCTGTTCCCTTTCGTAAGGGAAGAAATTACGAAAATAACCTTGTGCaatgaaaataagaaaattaatggATATTGTTAGGTGCGGCTTTATTTGACATGGAATATGGAAGATGGTTAGAGGATGAGCAGAGGTATATGTCGGAGCTCCGGACAGGTTTGCAGGCTCAACTATCGGACGGTGACCTGAGATTACTAGTGGACAGATACCTATCCCACTACGATGAGATCTTCCACCTCAAGGCTGTCGCCGCCAAATCCGATGTCTTCCACCTTGTCACCGGAATCTGGACCTCA
This window encodes:
- the LOC122649923 gene encoding transcription factor TGA9-like isoform X2; translation: MASHRVGETGLSGSGPSNQHMPYAVLQGIGLPSTNFINQQGSSFDFGELEEAFVLQGVKLGDDAKKPFFTTRPAATLEMFPSWPMRFQQTSRGSSKSEEESSDSGSAQNTDAQFEPESSITNKALEQVLDQNQLQQQQQVEMMASDTSRTRPTPNQQAKSLRKGSPSSTSEKILDAKTLRRLAQNREAARKSRLRKKAYVQQLESSRIKLTQLEQDLHRARSQGMFVGVGGGGGGGGAGGNISSGAALFDMEYGRWLEDEQRYMSELRTGLQAQLSDGDLRLLVDRYLSHYDEIFHLKAVAAKSDVFHLVTGIWTSPAERCFIWMGGFRPSELIKILMAQLDAFTEQQLMGICSLKQSSQQAEEALSQGLEQLHQSLADTIASEPLSLGDGTTTNNVADYMGQMAVALAKLSNLEGFVRQADNLRQQTLHQIRRILTIRQAARCFLAIGEYYNRLRALSSLWTTRPRENMIGDESSGQTTTELQMVQHNHTHFSNY
- the LOC122649923 gene encoding transcription factor TGA9-like isoform X1; the protein is MASHRVGETGLSGSGPSNQHMPYAVLQGIGLPSTNFINQQGSSFDFGELEEAFVLQGVKLGDDAKKPFFTTRPAATLEMFPSWPMRFQQTSRGSSKSEEESSDSGSAQNTDAQFEPESSITNKALEQVLDQNQLQQQQQVEMMASDTSRTRPTPNQQAKSLVKRKGSPSSTSEKILDAKTLRRLAQNREAARKSRLRKKAYVQQLESSRIKLTQLEQDLHRARSQGMFVGVGGGGGGGGAGGNISSGAALFDMEYGRWLEDEQRYMSELRTGLQAQLSDGDLRLLVDRYLSHYDEIFHLKAVAAKSDVFHLVTGIWTSPAERCFIWMGGFRPSELIKILMAQLDAFTEQQLMGICSLKQSSQQAEEALSQGLEQLHQSLADTIASEPLSLGDGTTTNNVADYMGQMAVALAKLSNLEGFVRQADNLRQQTLHQIRRILTIRQAARCFLAIGEYYNRLRALSSLWTTRPRENMIGDESSGQTTTELQMVQHNHTHFSNY